TTTAGGGCAAATGTGGTAAACAAGTTCTTAATTTTGCCATTATTGAAATTTTTTTGCTGTCGAAATGAATAAAATAACTCCATATTTTCAAATGCATGGTAATGTCGTATATCACAATAGTCATCACTGCCATTGTTTGGCCCTAAATCGCATCAATCTGTGAGCAACTTCACCAGCAGGATTAACAGCGATGAGAAATGCTTCGTGAACGGCGTCGGTAGGGGAAAACTCCACTCTGTTATAGGCATTATCGCGGCGGCCGGTCTTGTCACCGGTTGTACGACGAGCCAGAATCCAGGCAAATTATCCGCCGGTCTGACGACGCGTTCGGGGACCAAAACTACTTCTTACGCCTATACGCCGAAGGACAAGGAATGCCTTGAACGGGCGATGTTCTTCGAGTCCAACCGCTCGAGCAAGGAAGGCTTGCTCGCGGTCGGCACCGTGGTGATGAATCGTCTTGATTCAGGCAAATGGGGAAATTCAATCTGCGGCGTGGTTGGTCAGAAAAACCAGTTTGCGCCGGGCGTGCTGTCGCGGCCCATGCGTTCTGCGGCATTGCCCGATGTGCAAGCGGCTGCGGACGCCGTGCTCAAGGGTGAGCGCAATCCCAAAGTGAAGAACGCGATGTACTTCCATACCGCAGGTCTTCGGTTTCCTTACAAGAACATGCACTACACTGTCGTCGCAGGCGGCAACGCGTTCTACGAAAAGCGCGATCGTTACCATTCAGCCGATATAGCTTCGAACGATGCCAGCCGAGCAATTGCCAATGCCTATATTGCCAGCACCAGAATGGCAGGCGGCAAAGTGCAGATGGCCAGCGCTGCGCCAAGTATCACAACGACGTCCACAGCGACTTCAGGCCGTGTTGTGAAGGATACCAGCCAACAGCCGATCGTTGTTGCGCAGGCTGACCTTCCCTTGCCGCCGCAAATGGCGTTTGCCAGCGACAAGGTCGCAGTGCCAGTCGATCCTCCCGCGCAGGCAATGGAGTACACGGCTCCACAGCCGGTAACGATGCCGGCTCCGGCGGCAGAGGGAACGCTGCAGGCAAGCGCACTAGCCTACGAAGCGCCGACCGCAAAGAAGGTAGACGCGATCGGCCAGATGCTTTTGGCGCAGGATCGACCAAACGGCCTCAACTGACCTTATAAATGCTGGGTGAATTATTCGGACACCAGGTAATGGTGAGCCCATTCGCTGTGGGGAACAATTTGTCCTATGGCGTATTGGAAAGACAACACCGTCATGTGGTCTGGAGACGTGGTGCAGGTGTAGGACAGATGATACCATTCGCCTTTGCTGCGGAAGGCCGCACCGGCTGAACGGATCTTGTCACCTTGGATCTTCGGCTCTTCAAAGGCATAGGCGACCAGTTCGTCCGCTACCAGTTTGGCAGGATCCTTGTGGATGCGCTCCATTGCCTCGAGATCACAGCGCTGTTCGAGCCGCGTTTGCGGATCCAGCCGCTTCAGCTCTTCCGCAGCTCCATTGTCCATGGCGTGTGCCGTACTAGCCAAAGCGACCGGCATCAGGAGCATGGCGCTTATTATTCTCATCGCAGGCGGCTTTCATCATTTGAATGCGAAGGACGAATCGTTGGTTCTGGCCCAGCGCGGTATTGATAAACCAACCGGATTGGGACCAAATTATGAAGGCTCACAGGCCTCAACAGAATGACAACGGGTTTCCCCATCAACTTGACCCTTTCTGTCCCCCATCGCCGTTCGCATCGATATAGGCATATATGTACGAGAACGACGGCTGCGCGCGATTGGCAGGCTCGATCAGTCCTGCGACGCTGCCGAGCGACGCCGCGTAGTTGTTGCAGTTGTAGCCGAACATGCGCCACATCGGTGGATGGGCAATATCCGCCTGCACTTTGCCCAGCAATTGCTGATACTGACTTTCGGTCAGCGATACGCGGTAGGCGGCGTTTGGCGTGAAATGGCAATCGGCATAGCTGGGCGCCAGATCCGCGGGCATCGGGACAATCGCGCCGCCATACAGTCCAGCAAGACTGCCTTTCGGGAAGAGACCGATATAAAGGCGCGTCGCCGGATTGCCTTTGGCGTCCAGTCGCCCGAAGACCACGTAGAGATGACCGCTGGGTAGGCTGGGGGAAAAACGCTGACGGAACTCGATATAGGCGGGATCCCCGATTCTCGTTCGGTTGGCCGTCAGTTTCGCCGGTGCGCCGTTGGGATTGCCGTGCGGAGCACAACTGAGCGGCGGCGTTTCAGGCGCGTAGGCCGATACCGCAATCGCACTGG
This is a stretch of genomic DNA from Phyllobacterium zundukense. It encodes these proteins:
- a CDS encoding cell wall hydrolase: MNGVGRGKLHSVIGIIAAAGLVTGCTTSQNPGKLSAGLTTRSGTKTTSYAYTPKDKECLERAMFFESNRSSKEGLLAVGTVVMNRLDSGKWGNSICGVVGQKNQFAPGVLSRPMRSAALPDVQAAADAVLKGERNPKVKNAMYFHTAGLRFPYKNMHYTVVAGGNAFYEKRDRYHSADIASNDASRAIANAYIASTRMAGGKVQMASAAPSITTTSTATSGRVVKDTSQQPIVVAQADLPLPPQMAFASDKVAVPVDPPAQAMEYTAPQPVTMPAPAAEGTLQASALAYEAPTAKKVDAIGQMLLAQDRPNGLN
- a CDS encoding DUF930 domain-containing protein, producing MRIISAMLLMPVALASTAHAMDNGAAEELKRLDPQTRLEQRCDLEAMERIHKDPAKLVADELVAYAFEEPKIQGDKIRSAGAAFRSKGEWYHLSYTCTTSPDHMTVLSFQYAIGQIVPHSEWAHHYLVSE